A region from the Pseudomonas sp. P8_229 genome encodes:
- a CDS encoding DNA cytosine methyltransferase, whose translation MRFIDVFAGCGGLSLGLLKAGWEGVAAIEKNPMAFQTLRHNLIEGDRFRFNWPSWLPVEAMSCEGFLENYKPQIVELAGTIDLMVGGPPCQGFSTAGRRNPDDPRNKMAEQYLELVKILRPKFIVIENVSGFNSKFTRKSNDNEVGDKYLTQSYADFICGSLSSLGYAVSRGKVNCADFGVPQNRHRYLIVCSLVGTKDLFLQLCKSSAQFKVLKGLAVDAKVSVREAIFDLETKSKKLAENSESGIGRFRELDYVLPKRMSPYLKLMRDGFRGVPNSMRIPNHKIKTVEQFERIRQVSEPGKSISKASRDLLGLKKHAITVLTAGEPSPTITTLPDDIIHYSENRILTARESARIQSFPDWFEFTGKYTTGGKARKLDCPRYTQIGNAVPPLLSEAIGNMLLANLAELRSDAVLLQGNELEVDACTA comes from the coding sequence ATGCGGTTTATTGACGTATTTGCAGGTTGTGGTGGACTTTCGCTGGGATTGCTTAAGGCCGGCTGGGAAGGCGTTGCAGCTATAGAAAAAAATCCTATGGCGTTCCAAACTCTTCGACATAATTTGATTGAAGGTGATCGCTTTCGTTTCAACTGGCCCTCTTGGCTTCCTGTTGAGGCAATGAGTTGTGAGGGTTTTTTAGAGAACTACAAACCTCAAATTGTGGAGTTGGCGGGGACTATCGATCTCATGGTTGGCGGGCCGCCATGCCAAGGGTTTTCAACTGCCGGGCGTCGTAATCCAGACGATCCAAGGAATAAAATGGCGGAACAGTATCTTGAGCTAGTCAAAATTCTCCGGCCTAAATTTATAGTAATTGAAAATGTGAGTGGCTTTAATAGTAAATTTACTAGAAAAAGTAATGATAATGAGGTCGGTGATAAGTATCTGACGCAATCTTATGCGGATTTTATATGTGGATCGTTATCTTCTCTTGGGTATGCGGTCTCTCGTGGGAAAGTCAATTGCGCAGATTTTGGTGTCCCTCAGAATAGACATAGATATTTGATAGTTTGTTCTCTTGTGGGTACTAAAGATCTCTTTCTCCAGCTTTGTAAGTCGAGTGCGCAGTTCAAGGTTTTAAAAGGGTTGGCTGTTGATGCGAAAGTATCTGTGCGAGAAGCTATTTTCGATTTGGAAACTAAGTCTAAGAAATTAGCTGAAAATTCCGAGTCGGGAATTGGAAGATTTCGTGAGTTGGACTACGTCCTTCCAAAGCGAATGTCTCCATATTTGAAGCTCATGCGTGATGGGTTTCGCGGTGTTCCTAATAGTATGCGAATTCCTAATCATAAGATTAAGACTGTTGAGCAGTTTGAGAGGATTAGACAAGTTTCGGAGCCTGGCAAGTCCATTTCAAAAGCTTCGAGAGATTTACTGGGGCTGAAAAAGCATGCTATTACTGTGCTTACCGCTGGAGAGCCTTCTCCGACGATCACAACGTTGCCAGATGATATAATTCATTACAGTGAAAACAGGATACTTACTGCTCGCGAGTCTGCGCGGATTCAATCATTTCCAGATTGGTTTGAGTTTACAGGTAAATATACAACTGGCGGAAAGGCAAGAAAGCTGGATTGTCCGAGATATACACAAATAGGAAACGCAGTGCCACCTCTTCTTTCTGAGGCGATTGGAAATATGCTGCTCGCTAATCTTGCGGAGCTAAGAAGTGATGCAGTTTTATTGCAGGGTAATGAGTTGGAAGTAGATGCGTGTACTGCATGA
- a CDS encoding response regulator, translating to MHLEYRILWFEDQVQNIKPYQDNIRNAISRLGFNPKIDIREVVAGGVDPLANLPLSRDIDLVMMDWKLGGGFDGAQLAKRLKVNYRDTDMVFYSSESAATLRKLIFDQGIDGVFCFHRTNLSDRTIGLVQSQLRKMLDLNHMRGIVMAATSDLDQAMIECLEKIQPLINAEDKDAFIKEVGSKISGSLRSKANEIDRIMEKGRLDKLLREPSFGAALRLSILQDEISKIADRISEIHLVERLASYRDDVIGPRNDFAHRRAVFANDELVLEGRDQPFTQDSMIALRLKLLSHFDNLSGLISLLAELSELPDSPQSAVLQDIKDDLIDAIVNPEGL from the coding sequence ATGCATCTTGAGTATCGAATTCTTTGGTTTGAAGATCAGGTTCAGAATATAAAACCTTATCAGGATAACATACGTAATGCTATTTCCCGGTTGGGCTTTAATCCTAAGATAGATATTCGAGAAGTAGTGGCGGGTGGGGTAGATCCTTTAGCGAACTTACCATTGTCTCGAGATATAGATCTCGTGATGATGGATTGGAAGTTGGGTGGTGGCTTTGATGGTGCGCAGTTAGCGAAGCGTTTAAAAGTTAACTATCGTGACACTGATATGGTTTTTTATAGCTCAGAATCAGCCGCCACTTTAAGGAAGTTGATATTTGATCAAGGTATTGACGGCGTTTTTTGCTTTCATAGAACTAACTTGAGCGATAGGACTATAGGTCTCGTTCAGTCACAACTTCGAAAGATGCTTGATCTCAATCATATGCGTGGCATTGTCATGGCTGCGACTAGCGACTTGGATCAGGCAATGATTGAGTGTCTCGAAAAAATTCAACCGTTAATTAATGCCGAAGATAAGGATGCATTCATTAAAGAGGTTGGTAGTAAGATTTCTGGAAGCCTGCGAAGTAAAGCTAATGAAATAGATCGGATCATGGAAAAAGGACGCTTAGATAAGCTCTTGCGGGAACCATCCTTCGGGGCCGCACTTCGTCTTAGTATTCTTCAGGATGAAATATCGAAAATAGCGGATAGGATTTCTGAAATTCATCTTGTAGAACGTCTCGCGTCATATCGTGATGATGTTATTGGTCCGCGAAATGATTTTGCGCACAGGAGAGCAGTGTTTGCGAATGATGAGCTTGTACTTGAGGGGCGAGATCAACCATTTACTCAGGATTCAATGATTGCACTACGTCTGAAATTGTTGTCTCATTTCGATAATTTGAGTGGATTAATAAGTCTACTGGCTGAATTGAGTGAGTTGCCAGATTCTCCTCAGTCTGCTGTTCTTCAAGATATAAAAGATGACTTGATTGATGCAATTGTAAATCCTGAAGGTTTATAA